A region from the Lentimonas sp. CC4 genome encodes:
- a CDS encoding NAD-dependent succinate-semialdehyde dehydrogenase, giving the protein MFESINPATGQVIVRTSAMPADVLAAALEEAGTTAMAWARVDVSLRASMLETVATLLEAKREAFARLIVQEVGKPIAEARAELDKCALLCRYYSANTVEFLADELIEASAQESVLSYQPLGVVLGIMPWNFPFWQVFRFAVPVLAAGNTALLKHAPNVCGCALAIEALFQEAGYPEGVLRALFIEIDQVESVIEHDAVQGVALTGSEKAGAAVAAIAGRAIKKTVLELGGSDPYVICEDADLDLAAAKCVQSRLNNCGQTCISAKRLLVHEAVLEPFTEKVIAAIEKRRQGNPEDESINLGPMARADLRVNLQRQVDASVAAGARVLLGGEVPEGAGYYYPPSVLADVRPGMPAFDEEVFGPVVALVSVKSDDQAVELANQSAYGLGAGVFTQNIERGKRLARQLECGACFINDFVKSDPRLPFGGIKRSGYGRELSKCGIREFVNVKTICVG; this is encoded by the coding sequence ATGTTTGAATCGATCAATCCCGCAACGGGCCAAGTTATAGTGCGCACTTCTGCGATGCCTGCGGACGTATTAGCGGCTGCGCTTGAGGAGGCTGGCACGACTGCGATGGCATGGGCGCGGGTGGATGTGAGTCTGCGTGCATCGATGCTGGAGACGGTTGCAACTTTACTTGAGGCGAAGCGCGAGGCGTTTGCTCGGCTCATTGTTCAGGAAGTCGGCAAGCCGATCGCAGAGGCACGGGCAGAACTCGATAAGTGCGCGTTGCTGTGTCGCTATTACTCGGCGAATACGGTCGAGTTTTTGGCAGACGAGCTGATTGAGGCATCGGCTCAGGAAAGTGTATTAAGTTATCAGCCGCTCGGTGTGGTGCTGGGTATCATGCCATGGAATTTTCCGTTTTGGCAGGTGTTTCGATTTGCGGTGCCTGTGCTGGCAGCTGGCAATACTGCGCTGCTCAAGCATGCGCCGAATGTGTGTGGGTGTGCCTTGGCGATCGAAGCGCTGTTTCAAGAGGCGGGCTATCCCGAGGGGGTCTTGCGAGCATTGTTTATCGAGATCGATCAAGTCGAGTCGGTGATCGAACACGACGCGGTGCAAGGCGTGGCGTTGACCGGCAGCGAAAAAGCAGGCGCTGCGGTGGCTGCAATTGCGGGACGTGCGATCAAAAAGACGGTGCTGGAGCTGGGCGGGAGTGATCCGTATGTGATTTGTGAAGATGCCGACCTCGATCTGGCCGCTGCGAAGTGTGTGCAGAGTCGGCTAAACAATTGTGGGCAGACTTGTATTTCGGCGAAGCGGTTACTCGTGCATGAAGCGGTGTTGGAGCCCTTCACGGAGAAGGTGATCGCGGCAATTGAGAAACGCCGACAGGGCAACCCAGAAGATGAGTCGATTAACCTCGGTCCGATGGCGCGTGCCGATTTGCGAGTGAACTTACAGCGTCAAGTGGATGCCAGTGTGGCAGCAGGCGCTCGGGTCTTGCTCGGTGGTGAGGTTCCAGAAGGAGCAGGCTATTACTATCCGCCAAGCGTGCTTGCCGATGTGCGCCCGGGGATGCCTGCGTTTGATGAAGAGGTCTTTGGGCCAGTGGTGGCGCTCGTTTCAGTCAAGAGTGATGATCAGGCAGTCGAGCTTGCCAATCAATCCGCTTATGGCCTCGGAGCGGGGGTGTTTACACAGAATATAGAACGTGGCAAGCGCCTCGCGCGTCAGCTTGAATGCGGTGCGTGTTTTATTAACGATTTTGTGAAGTCGGACCCACGCTTGCCGTTCGGCGGGATTAAGCGCAGCGGCTACGGTCGCGAGCTATCGAAGTGCGGCATCCGAGAATTCGTCAACGTGAAGACGATTTGCGTGGGGTAG
- a CDS encoding PEP-CTERM sorting domain-containing protein (PEP-CTERM proteins occur, often in large numbers, in the proteomes of bacteria that also encode an exosortase, a predicted intramembrane cysteine proteinase. The presence of a PEP-CTERM domain at a protein's C-terminus predicts cleavage within the sorting domain, followed by covalent anchoring to some some component of the (usually Gram-negative) cell surface. Many PEP-CTERM proteins exhibit an unusual sequence composition that includes large numbers of potential glycosylation sites. Expression of one such protein has been shown restore the ability of a bacterium to form floc, a type of biofilm.), with protein sequence MKLPILFISFITVGTSLNAAINITITEAGGDVVMESTGSLTVSPTIPAPLYTSPQSGKLRSALGELAVGLAQIADTNFANINIYSDAIVSGPSNFGGSLTLTTANTSTGNYFEMIGLTGSTAIALDGQLVNESALTVYNTVASSTWNSATFTSLGLTTGTYIWTTDARFGNDTITLTVVPEPSNTALLLSAGILAVVGLRRRR encoded by the coding sequence ATGAAACTACCAATCCTGTTCATTTCCTTCATCACTGTCGGCACCTCACTGAACGCTGCGATTAATATAACGATAACAGAAGCCGGAGGGGATGTCGTAATGGAGTCCACCGGAAGCTTAACCGTTAGCCCAACGATTCCGGCCCCCCTTTACACTAGCCCTCAATCTGGAAAATTGAGATCTGCCCTCGGTGAGTTGGCAGTTGGATTGGCTCAAATTGCCGATACGAATTTTGCAAATATAAACATTTACTCTGATGCGATTGTGTCGGGTCCCTCTAACTTCGGGGGAAGCCTCACTTTGACTACCGCGAATACCTCGACCGGCAACTACTTCGAAATGATTGGTTTAACAGGCTCCACGGCGATTGCACTCGATGGCCAATTGGTAAACGAAAGTGCTCTAACAGTATACAACACAGTAGCAAGTTCGACTTGGAATAGTGCCACATTTACATCGCTGGGACTCACAACGGGAACCTACATATGGACGACCGATGCTCGCTTTGGAAATGACACCATTACACTGACCGTTGTTCCAGAGCCATCCAACACCGCGTTGTTATTGAGCGCAGGCATCTTGGCTGTGGTAGGACTCCGTCGACGTCGCTAG
- the rlmB gene encoding 23S rRNA (guanosine(2251)-2'-O)-methyltransferase RlmB, which produces MGRNSIHKIKRAPRHSKGPTIVYLENEHDLFELIDRTENPLLLVLEGVQDPHNLGACLRSASGAGVTAVLAPVKGACGITPTVRDISCGGADDVPFVRIKNFSQTLRKFKELGIQLIGTSDQASKSLYDMKLDRPTAIVLGSEGWGMRKVTGDHCDHLINIPMAGSVECLNVSVSAGVILYEAVRQRL; this is translated from the coding sequence ATGGGCCGTAATTCAATTCACAAAATCAAACGTGCACCTCGCCACTCGAAAGGGCCAACGATCGTTTATCTCGAAAACGAGCATGACCTCTTCGAGCTAATCGACCGAACAGAGAACCCTCTGCTCCTAGTCCTCGAAGGCGTGCAAGACCCCCACAACTTAGGCGCATGCCTACGTAGCGCATCCGGCGCAGGCGTCACTGCGGTCTTGGCTCCTGTCAAAGGTGCCTGTGGCATCACACCGACGGTTCGTGATATTTCCTGTGGCGGTGCCGACGACGTGCCCTTCGTGCGCATCAAGAACTTCAGCCAAACGCTACGTAAATTCAAGGAGCTAGGCATCCAACTGATCGGCACCTCCGATCAAGCCTCTAAGTCGCTCTACGACATGAAACTCGATCGCCCCACCGCTATCGTGCTCGGCAGCGAAGGCTGGGGCATGCGTAAGGTCACTGGTGATCACTGCGATCACCTCATCAACATCCCGATGGCTGGCAGCGTGGAGTGCCTCAACGTCTCGGTATCCGCGGGCGTCATTCTTTACGAAGCGGTGCGTCAGCGCTTGTAA
- the ruvB gene encoding Holliday junction branch migration DNA helicase RuvB, which yields MHSTPEDPPTGTEFIEQTLADPISSEESMLRPLSFDDFAGQHKTIERLEVMVGAARDRGDPLNHILLSGPPGLGKTTLSLILGHEMGKQVSITSGPVIDKPADLAGLLTNLSEGDILFIDEIHRIPKAVEEYLYSAMEDFRIDIMIDQGPNARSVRLTLPRFTLLGATTRMGLLTAPLRSRFTLQSRLSYYDQKTLQGIVERTCDLLEIGFTQAGASEIARRARGTPRIANNLVNFCRDYAQQRGDGVITETMAAAALELLEIDRRGLDEMDKQMMRVMAVNYRGGPVGLGTIAVAVAEESHTLEEVHEPFLIQEGYLQRTAQGRVLTNKGWQVIGLDPQDNGAQPELL from the coding sequence ATGCATTCCACCCCAGAAGACCCACCCACCGGCACCGAATTTATCGAACAAACACTCGCTGACCCCATCAGCTCGGAAGAGTCTATGCTCCGCCCCCTCTCCTTCGACGACTTTGCTGGGCAGCATAAAACCATCGAGCGACTGGAAGTGATGGTCGGCGCAGCCCGTGATCGCGGCGATCCTCTCAACCACATTTTACTTAGCGGTCCTCCAGGGCTCGGTAAGACCACACTCTCTCTCATCCTGGGGCATGAGATGGGCAAGCAAGTCAGCATCACCTCCGGCCCTGTGATTGATAAGCCCGCCGACCTCGCAGGCTTGCTCACCAATCTGAGCGAAGGCGACATCCTCTTTATCGACGAGATCCACCGCATCCCGAAAGCCGTGGAAGAGTATCTCTACTCAGCGATGGAAGACTTCCGTATCGACATCATGATCGATCAAGGCCCCAACGCCCGCAGCGTGCGCCTAACACTCCCCCGCTTTACGCTACTCGGAGCCACGACTCGCATGGGACTGCTCACGGCACCACTGCGCAGCCGATTCACCCTGCAATCCCGCCTCAGCTACTACGACCAAAAAACTCTGCAAGGTATCGTCGAACGCACCTGCGACCTACTCGAAATCGGCTTCACTCAAGCCGGAGCCTCCGAAATCGCCCGCCGCGCACGTGGCACGCCGCGTATTGCCAACAATTTGGTCAATTTCTGCCGCGACTACGCACAACAGCGCGGTGACGGCGTCATCACAGAGACCATGGCCGCCGCCGCCCTCGAACTCCTGGAAATTGATCGCCGCGGTCTCGACGAGATGGACAAGCAAATGATGCGTGTCATGGCGGTGAATTACCGCGGTGGCCCCGTCGGTCTGGGCACCATCGCCGTCGCCGTCGCCGAAGAATCTCACACACTAGAAGAGGTGCACGAGCCCTTCCTCATCCAAGAAGGCTACCTCCAACGCACCGCCCAAGGCCGCGTCCTCACCAACAAAGGCTGGCAAGTCATCGGCCTCGATCCACAGGACAACGGCGCACAACCGGAGTTACTCTAA
- a CDS encoding ATP-binding protein encodes MKRIVLIGAESTGKSTLAQALSGYYGEPWTDEFVRSYVEQLNGDLQAHDLEPIAEGQLALEDAALASAQRLVIHDTNILSSIIYANYYFDVVLDWVNDRFLERDYSLYLLCLPDIPWVADEGQRESPEARKQLHELFKDSLDILKIPYVEIHGSEEERMVQAVHAIDAIL; translated from the coding sequence ATGAAACGTATCGTCCTCATCGGAGCCGAATCCACAGGCAAAAGCACCCTAGCGCAGGCACTCTCTGGGTATTATGGCGAACCTTGGACTGATGAATTCGTGCGCAGCTATGTCGAGCAGCTCAACGGCGACCTTCAGGCACACGATCTCGAACCGATCGCAGAAGGGCAACTCGCCCTCGAAGATGCGGCACTGGCGAGCGCCCAACGGCTGGTCATTCACGACACGAACATCCTGTCGTCCATCATCTACGCCAATTACTACTTCGATGTCGTGCTCGACTGGGTCAACGACCGCTTCCTCGAACGCGACTACAGCCTGTATTTACTCTGCCTGCCCGACATCCCTTGGGTCGCCGACGAAGGCCAACGCGAAAGCCCCGAGGCCAGGAAACAGCTGCATGAACTCTTCAAGGACAGCCTCGACATCTTAAAAATCCCCTACGTCGAAATCCACGGTAGCGAGGAAGAACGCATGGTGCAAGCGGTGCACGCCATCGACGCGATTTTGTAA
- the pnuC gene encoding nicotinamide riboside transporter PnuC, protein MLDTLLEQLQSISLIDWFAMVMGITGVWLSIKEKLIAWPLFILCYSAYIYISFRGGYYAFGGMNIAFVGIAGYGWYQWSRNSDREDDAVSISHLPSRHWLTIIALLITGTAAIGTLLSTTGEARLPYYDAFATCCAFIAQWMLSRKHIENWIFWIISDCVYLKFFYTDKVWPSVILFSVFIILAIKGWREWKRTIAPSTSAD, encoded by the coding sequence ATGTTAGACACTTTATTGGAACAACTTCAGTCGATCAGCCTGATCGACTGGTTCGCAATGGTGATGGGTATCACCGGAGTCTGGCTCAGTATTAAAGAGAAGCTTATTGCGTGGCCGCTCTTCATCCTGTGCTACTCCGCCTATATCTATATCAGTTTCCGCGGAGGCTACTACGCCTTTGGCGGTATGAATATCGCCTTCGTCGGCATCGCTGGCTATGGCTGGTATCAATGGTCTAGGAACTCGGATCGAGAGGACGACGCAGTCAGTATTTCGCACCTCCCAAGCAGGCATTGGCTCACAATCATCGCACTGCTCATCACTGGCACAGCCGCGATCGGGACTTTACTGTCAACCACAGGTGAAGCACGACTGCCGTATTACGACGCCTTCGCGACGTGCTGCGCATTCATCGCGCAGTGGATGCTCAGCCGCAAACACATCGAAAATTGGATCTTCTGGATCATCTCCGACTGCGTCTATCTCAAGTTCTTTTACACCGACAAGGTCTGGCCCAGCGTCATTCTGTTCAGCGTCTTTATCATCCTCGCGATTAAAGGCTGGCGAGAGTGGAAACGCACAATCGCGCCTTCCACAAGCGCAGACTAA
- a CDS encoding Dabb family protein codes for MLIHTVYFWLKKDLDGDKYTEFRLSLETMRGIQHAEAIYIGTPAKTAERPVVDTTYDFALTVIVKDIAAHDAYQADPIHTAFINDNKDYWKKVKIYDAD; via the coding sequence ATGCTGATTCACACTGTATACTTCTGGCTCAAAAAGGACCTCGATGGCGATAAATACACCGAGTTCCGCCTCTCTCTAGAAACCATGCGAGGCATCCAACACGCCGAAGCCATCTACATCGGCACACCTGCGAAAACCGCAGAGCGCCCAGTCGTCGATACCACTTACGACTTTGCACTGACCGTCATCGTCAAAGACATCGCCGCGCACGATGCGTATCAAGCAGACCCGATCCACACGGCGTTCATTAACGACAACAAGGATTACTGGAAGAAGGTAAAAATCTACGACGCCGACTAA
- the thrH gene encoding bifunctional phosphoserine phosphatase/homoserine phosphotransferase ThrH, which yields MNIVCLDLEGVLIPEIWIAFAEKTGIEALKRTTRDEPCYDTLMRYRLDILDKEGFKLADIEEVIGTLDPLPGAKEFVEWVTSQTRLVILSDTFSQFAGPLMAKLGNPTLFCHDLVIDETGRIADYKLRLPDHKRKAVEAFRALNFDTIAAGDSYNDLSMIDCADEGLLFCPPDRLTEERPELPVARNHAELQAIIAAKL from the coding sequence ATGAATATCGTATGTCTTGACCTTGAGGGAGTGCTCATCCCCGAAATCTGGATCGCCTTCGCGGAAAAAACTGGGATCGAAGCCCTCAAGCGCACTACGCGTGATGAGCCTTGCTACGATACGCTCATGCGCTACCGCTTGGACATTCTCGACAAAGAAGGCTTCAAGCTAGCCGACATCGAAGAAGTCATCGGCACGCTCGATCCACTCCCCGGCGCGAAGGAATTCGTCGAATGGGTGACCTCACAGACTCGTCTCGTGATCCTATCGGACACATTCAGCCAATTCGCGGGTCCATTAATGGCCAAGCTCGGCAACCCAACCCTCTTCTGCCACGATTTGGTGATCGACGAAACGGGCCGCATCGCGGACTACAAGCTCCGCCTGCCAGACCACAAGCGCAAGGCCGTCGAAGCCTTCCGTGCATTGAACTTCGACACCATTGCAGCGGGCGACTCTTACAACGATCTCTCTATGATCGATTGCGCTGATGAAGGTCTTCTGTTCTGCCCACCAGATCGCCTGACCGAAGAACGCCCAGAGCTACCAGTCGCACGCAATCACGCAGAGCTACAAGCGATCATTGCAGCTAAGCTGTAA
- a CDS encoding DUF4136 domain-containing protein: MMKLASRILLLLPLFALLGCVSPVRVDYDREAAPKFQSYQCFEVDSRELRANYQDIVLSPIVDRRIERELNAVLEMRGFSKGCEKPDFRVTFSTAKKTVTELNDLGVGPAPYRRYPYSGFGGYSSVQIDQYEEGTFIVDIIDMQSKELVWRGAYVKRLGWNAPTDAEIREIIIETLAQFPPAG; this comes from the coding sequence ATGATGAAACTCGCGTCTCGTATTCTACTGCTCCTCCCCCTCTTCGCACTCCTCGGCTGTGTCTCCCCCGTCCGAGTCGACTACGACCGCGAGGCCGCACCTAAATTTCAAAGCTACCAATGCTTCGAAGTCGATTCACGAGAGCTGCGCGCCAACTATCAAGACATCGTGCTCAGCCCGATCGTGGACCGCCGCATCGAGCGCGAACTCAACGCGGTGCTTGAAATGCGTGGCTTCTCCAAAGGCTGTGAAAAACCAGACTTTCGCGTCACCTTTAGCACCGCCAAGAAAACAGTCACCGAGCTCAACGACCTCGGTGTCGGCCCAGCGCCTTACCGCCGCTACCCTTATAGTGGCTTCGGGGGCTACTCCAGTGTCCAAATCGATCAATACGAGGAGGGCACCTTCATCGTCGACATCATCGACATGCAATCGAAGGAACTCGTCTGGCGCGGTGCCTACGTAAAGCGCCTCGGCTGGAACGCACCGACCGACGCCGAGATTCGCGAAATCATCATCGAAACCTTGGCGCAATTCCCACCTGCAGGATAA
- a CDS encoding OprD family outer membrane porin → MQRTQPRSISQLQCILLCIACSVLTSLSASEVVDSSDTPSAEAPVAQEANPETPSTPLSSGLDESSERVGFGTKTSPLDQPIDADKPNAPEQTSLTSATAATTEQAEATLAAETTPAKPEVVLPFKKPAATAPIQSDTSAVTIDAPDDSSERVGFNQDSSPLTQEAERLDEKLHHTGVPFIDNTTYFIAPRAYYRYYDSGNGDTSEAFAIGGGLGLKSGMYQDFASIRLTAHTSQKVMSSSDDQDDDDSAGLLRGNNGYTVITEANLNLKIRDADFRLGIQLIDLPYINSNDSRMVPNTFEAYTIRSTPDSDKALKYGLGYVHGMRERTGSDFESLSEQAGAENSDEGIYTFGLHYKLNENSNVGFVELNNPNTLNVFYLETNATLPLFDLIHLDAGFQFSDQRSIGNELIGSVSTQQYGVKLRASYEKLVSTLVFTHTGSDEKMLTPWGGSPSFNSMMISDFDRAGEKAIGGSLSYRFSGKADEGFVTSMRWTYGNTPDSGSNASPDQYEVNWNFDYYPKSIPNLWFRLRTAKNHQDGSDGDDAEDVRFIVNYVKTF, encoded by the coding sequence ATGCAGCGCACCCAACCTAGATCAATTAGCCAACTACAATGCATCTTGCTGTGCATCGCCTGCAGCGTGCTCACCAGCCTGAGCGCATCGGAGGTCGTCGACAGTAGCGACACGCCATCTGCCGAAGCTCCTGTTGCACAAGAGGCGAACCCCGAAACGCCCAGCACCCCGCTTTCAAGCGGACTGGATGAATCCTCCGAGCGCGTCGGCTTCGGCACGAAGACGTCTCCACTCGACCAGCCCATCGACGCAGACAAACCAAACGCGCCTGAACAGACGAGCCTCACCTCAGCAACAGCCGCTACAACCGAGCAGGCCGAAGCCACACTCGCGGCAGAAACCACACCGGCCAAACCTGAGGTCGTGCTCCCCTTCAAAAAACCTGCAGCGACTGCTCCCATTCAGAGTGACACTTCGGCCGTGACGATCGATGCGCCAGACGACTCCTCCGAACGCGTCGGCTTCAACCAAGACAGTTCCCCCCTGACGCAAGAAGCAGAGCGACTGGACGAGAAATTGCACCATACGGGCGTCCCGTTTATTGACAATACGACCTACTTCATCGCGCCTCGAGCTTACTACCGCTACTACGATTCTGGCAATGGCGACACCTCCGAGGCCTTCGCCATCGGCGGGGGCTTGGGCCTGAAGTCAGGGATGTATCAAGACTTTGCCTCGATCCGCCTCACCGCGCACACCTCGCAAAAAGTGATGTCCTCTAGCGACGACCAAGACGATGATGATAGCGCAGGGCTATTAAGAGGAAACAATGGTTACACAGTCATCACCGAAGCAAATCTAAACCTGAAGATTCGAGACGCTGACTTCAGACTCGGCATCCAACTCATCGACCTACCCTATATCAATTCAAACGATTCGCGCATGGTGCCGAACACATTTGAGGCCTACACCATTCGATCCACGCCAGACTCCGACAAAGCACTGAAATATGGGCTCGGCTACGTGCATGGCATGCGTGAGCGCACCGGCTCTGACTTCGAATCCCTCTCGGAGCAAGCGGGTGCAGAGAATAGCGACGAAGGCATCTATACATTCGGACTACACTATAAGTTGAACGAGAACTCCAACGTCGGCTTCGTCGAACTCAACAACCCCAATACCCTCAACGTATTTTACTTAGAAACCAATGCCACCCTCCCACTCTTTGATCTCATCCACCTCGACGCTGGTTTCCAATTCTCAGACCAACGCAGTATCGGCAATGAACTCATCGGTAGCGTCTCGACTCAGCAATACGGAGTGAAGTTACGCGCTAGCTACGAGAAACTAGTGAGCACTCTAGTATTTACCCACACTGGCTCCGATGAGAAGATGCTCACCCCTTGGGGCGGCTCCCCCAGCTTCAATTCAATGATGATTTCCGACTTCGACCGCGCCGGCGAGAAGGCCATCGGCGGCAGTCTGAGCTATCGATTCTCAGGCAAAGCTGATGAAGGCTTCGTCACCTCCATGCGCTGGACCTACGGCAACACACCCGACAGCGGCAGCAACGCCTCGCCCGATCAATACGAAGTCAATTGGAATTTCGACTACTACCCTAAAAGCATCCCCAACCTCTGGTTTCGATTGCGAACTGCCAAAAATCATCAAGACGGCTCAGATGGTGACGACGCCGAAGACGTGCGCTTCATCGTTAATTACGTAAAGACCTTCTGA
- a CDS encoding outer membrane protein transport protein, whose amino-acid sequence MNHSTALKLTAFFTLTSVSIHGAAFYLSEVGTPGSLGTGGVVNPVNNKMADSAWANPAGMTGLDSDEMLLGSQVIVPIRKFDSSSASTAGGGDGGDAGVPAAIPSFFAVKQYNENLSLGFSIVGAMGGGDDFGDNWVGRYGATEVSLQGLSISPAVGYQVTEDLSIGAGVSIINTQFYQKLAIKSPLPLGSDGSAEFDDMEDWGTQPFFGLTYQINEKTLFGLVYRAEMDVELEGDLKIKNAGPLDGKSDLDLDWDNPQWIEAGISYELTDEWVAAFNLGWQEWSTFSDNHVTISNGAPVTLDRNWKDTWHGGVAFTRFMEDSAFSFGFSYESSPVDDDDRTIDFAVDEQYKFSAAYAWNQNQNWKCSVGATVIFSGDAEVDQVAQGERIKGEFETNMLVIAGFTAQRRF is encoded by the coding sequence ATGAACCACAGCACAGCACTCAAACTCACAGCATTTTTTACGCTCACATCCGTATCAATCCATGGAGCGGCATTTTACCTATCCGAAGTCGGCACCCCTGGCAGCCTCGGCACCGGTGGGGTCGTCAATCCAGTGAATAATAAAATGGCCGACTCCGCGTGGGCCAATCCTGCTGGCATGACTGGGCTCGACTCGGACGAAATGCTACTGGGCTCACAAGTCATTGTGCCAATCCGTAAATTCGATTCCTCGTCCGCTTCCACTGCCGGCGGTGGCGACGGTGGCGACGCGGGTGTTCCTGCGGCGATCCCTAGTTTCTTTGCGGTTAAGCAATACAATGAAAACCTCTCATTGGGCTTCTCCATTGTCGGCGCAATGGGTGGCGGTGATGATTTCGGCGACAACTGGGTCGGTCGGTATGGTGCCACTGAAGTGTCTCTCCAAGGGTTGAGCATCTCTCCTGCTGTCGGCTACCAAGTCACTGAAGACCTCTCCATTGGCGCAGGCGTCAGCATCATCAATACTCAGTTTTACCAGAAACTCGCAATCAAATCACCGCTTCCGCTAGGCTCAGACGGCTCCGCAGAATTCGATGATATGGAGGACTGGGGCACCCAACCCTTTTTCGGGCTCACTTATCAAATCAACGAGAAGACACTCTTCGGCCTCGTTTATCGCGCAGAGATGGATGTCGAACTCGAAGGTGACCTCAAGATCAAGAACGCAGGTCCACTCGACGGCAAAAGCGATCTCGATCTCGACTGGGACAATCCGCAATGGATTGAAGCAGGCATTAGCTACGAACTCACAGATGAATGGGTCGCCGCCTTCAACCTCGGCTGGCAAGAGTGGTCCACCTTCAGCGATAATCATGTCACGATCAGCAACGGCGCACCGGTAACCCTCGACCGCAACTGGAAAGATACTTGGCACGGCGGCGTCGCCTTCACTCGCTTCATGGAAGACAGCGCCTTCAGCTTCGGTTTTAGCTATGAGAGTTCGCCAGTCGATGATGACGACCGCACCATTGATTTCGCAGTGGATGAACAATATAAATTCTCAGCGGCCTATGCATGGAATCAGAACCAGAACTGGAAGTGCTCCGTCGGCGCGACCGTCATCTTCTCCGGCGATGCCGAAGTCGATCAAGTCGCTCAAGGCGAACGCATCAAAGGCGAGTTCGAAACAAACATGCTAGTCATCGCCGGCTTTACCGCACAACGCCGGTTCTAG